TGCCCTTGAAGCGGGATATGCCGAAATCTTTGTGGCGCAACGGGCAGCGACCGTCGGCAGGCATTTTGCCAGCACTCCGGCGCCGTTCCTTTGCTCGCGCTACCAGCATTTGCATTTCGCAGGCCCGCGCTGCTCCTGAAGCCAAGCAGCGCCGAACGCTAAAGCAGCGGGGATCACCATGAGTTGGTCCTATATCCCGAGATGGAAGTAACTGGCTCGCTCTTCAGCGAGGATGATGCTGGCGTCGAGGCGCCTCTCCGCTGCGTGTTTAAGCAGGCTCTGACTATAGGGAGGTAGCGATGAGGATTGAGAGCACCACATTTGGCGCGATTACAATTGACGGAAAAACGTATGAACACGATGTGGTCGTTCGCCTTTCCGGCGAAATTGTGAAGCGGAAAAAGAAGCTATCAAAGAAGCTCTACGGTACCTCGCACGTGCTTTCGGAAGACGAGGCCAAATTTGTCTTCGAGAAGGGATGCGACCAGCTCGTCATCGGCTCGGGTCAGATGGGCAACGTGCACCTGTCACCGGAAGCTGAGGCCTTTTTCGAAAGAAAGGGTTGCGAGGTCCTGCTGAAGCCGACACCCGAGGCGATCGGGGTGTTCAACCGGTCGCGCGCAAAGAGAATCGGGCTCTTTCACGTGACTTGTTGAAAGAAATGTCAGGGTGAGGCTGTGTATCCACGCCCATAGAGGCACGGCACCACGGTCGGTTCGAAACACGACGTCCCGTTTTACGGTTACGCGCCCCGCTCGAGCAACTCCTTCAGCTTTTGCTCGTTTCTCGGCAGCTGCCTTCGCACTTGCCGAACGATGAACGGAGCCAGCACCCTGGCGATCCCGTGGGCTTCTATTTCGAGGGCGATCGTTACGCGCGACCGCTCGCCGTCATCGAGTGGCTCAACTGTGCCTTTGGCAATCGCTGTGAGCGGGCCGCCAACACCGCGCACCGTCCACGTCCTCGGAGGATTAAGTTCGGTTATCTCCTCCGTCCTCTGCAACTTCCGCGGACCGACCCGCCGGGTCACCACGGCTTTCAATGGGGCGTCACCTTCCCGGCGCGCCGACACGACGCCCCCCTGCCATTCGGGGAAATGCGAAAAGTCCGTCGCGTATAGAAAGACGTCGTCGGGGCGACGGGATATCTCAATGCTTTCTACGATCGTTGCCATCTGTTCCTCCTTTGCTCCGATCTCCTGTGGATGTCGCCGGGCCGAGGCGCTGAGCATCCGTCGCCGCGGGCCGCCAGGTCGAGCTGGCGGAGGCGCGCCGGGGTCAGGCAAGGATGTCGTACTCGTCTGGGCCGATGGGCTCATCTCCCTTTCGCTCGTGCTCTGGCCCTTCGCATCGTACTCCCCCAATCACCTGCCGGACAGCCGGACACCTCTGGCGAAAGTGGCCGCGAAGCGTACAGTGCGATTGCACACGGATCCGAAGATAGCTCTCCCGGGTCTCAAGGAGGACCAACGTCGTGAAGCGGGACTTCGACCTCATCATCTATGGCGCGACGGGTTACACCGGCCGTCTCATCGCCGAATACCTGGCGACGTCCTATCGCGGCGACGATGCTCCGTCCTGGGCGATCGCGGGACGCTCGACCGATAAGCTCCGGAAGGTGCAAGTTGACATCGGCGCACCAGACGATTTGCCTTTGGTTAAGGCGGATGCGGCCGAGCCGGCCAGCCTGCGTTCGATGTGCGAGCGCGCGACCGTGATCATCACGACGGTCGGGCCTTATCAGCTCCACGGTGCCGAGCTTGTGGCGGCCTGCGCGGCCACTGGCACGGCCTATGTTGATCTGTGCGGCGAACCGGCCTGGATGCGGCGCATCATCGACGCCCATCACGAAGAGGCGAAACGGACTGGCGCGCGCATCGTCTTTTCCTGCGGCTTCGATTCCATCCCGTTCGATCTCGGTGTGCTCACGTTGCAGGAGAAGGCGCGTGAGAAATTCGGACGCCCGGCACGCCGGGTCAGGGCCCGGCTGCGCAAGGTGAAAGGCGGCATGTCTGGCGGCACCGCGGCGAGCGCCCAGGCGACGTTGGCCGCCGCCGCGCGCGACCCGGCCCTGATCCGGCTGCTGACCGATCCCTTCGCGTTGACGCCGGGGTTCACCGGGCCGTCTCAGCCGTCGGGCCTCCTCCCCGAATACGACCCGAGCATGAACGCGTGGCTCGTGCCGTTCCCAATGGCGCCGATCAACACCAAGAACGTGCACCGCACGAATTTCCTGTTGGGTCATCCCTATGGCACGGACTTCGTTTACGACGAGATGATGGTGGCGCCGGGATTTGGGGAAATCGCTCGCGTGACGACGGAGACGTTCGCCACGATGGTGTCCTTGTTCGGGACTGGCGGTCTCAAACCTGGCGCAGGCCCGACTCGGGAAGAGCGCGAGAAGGGCTTCTACGACATTCTCTTCCTGGGCGAGCTGCCGGATGGCCGACGGGTCGAGGCGGTAGTCACGGGCGACCGCGATCCGGGCTACGGCTCGACCAGCAAGATGATCGCCGAGAGCGCTCTCTGCCTCGTGCGCGACGTGCAGGGCGAAGGCGGCACCTGGACGCCGGGCGCGCTGATGGGTCCGGCGTTGCGCAAGCGTCTGAAGGAGCGCGCCGGCCTCACCTTCGGCGCGCGTTGAGGTAGCGCTCGGAACTGCAGCGGCGTGCTGGATTGCGTGAATCGTAACCGCCGAAAGCGCGGCTTGACGAGCGCGAGCCTCAAAGCCGGTTCAATGGTCGCGTCTATTGGCATGCTTATCGGAGTGTGCCAAAGGACAGGCCACGCACAAGGTATTTCTGCAACGCGAAAGCGAGGGCTACGACCGGCAACGCACCGAGCATTGCAATCGCGGCGATGTCGCCCCACAGGACGTCGTGCCCCTCCATCAGCACCGGCAGAATGAACGGCAAGGTCGTCACGTCCGCGCGGGTCAGGATGACCGCGAAGAAGAATTCATTCCAGGAAAAGATGAAGGCGAGCATGGCGACCGCGAGGATCGCCGGGCGCGCCAGCGGCACGCAAATTTCCCAGAAGGCACGCCAGCGCGTCGCGCCGTTGACCAGAGCCGACTCCTCCATGTCGCGCGGAATCTCTTCGAAAAAGCTCCTGAGCACCCATGAGATGAAGGGGATGTTGAAGACTGTATATTGCAGGATCAGCGCGGTATAGCTGTCAAGCAGGCCAAGGGCCGACCAGAAAAGGTACATCGGAATCGCCACCGCCACGGGCGGCATGAAGAGAATGCTGAGCACCATGAAGGAGAGATTATCGCCGCCCGTTCGGTAGCGACCGATCGCGTAGGCAGCCGGCACGCCCAATAAGAGCGACAGGACGGTGGACAGCGACGCGACGATCAGGCTATCGCTCAGGCCTTTCAACCCGCCCCATTTGAACAAGGCGTCGGTGAAATTCGCCCAGTGCAGCTCGGACGGGATAAAGATCGGTGGCGAATTAAGCCATTCGCCCGGTGGCTTGATTGCGGTGATCAGCATCCAGGCGACCGGCGCGAGAAAGATGAAAAGTGCGGCCGCAAGCGCAAGGCCGCAGAGAAAGTCCGACAGCTTGAGGCCCTGGCGCTTCATGCCGCAGCCTCCCGACCTCCAAGGCTCGAGCGCCGCGTGAGCGCGATGAGAGCCTTGGCCAGGATGCTGACGATGATCAGCTGCAGGATAGCCAGAGCCGAGGCGTAACCGAGATTGAAATAGCGAAAGCCCTGAATGTAGGTGAAGAAGGCGAGGTTCTCAGTGACCGTGCCTGGCCCGCCGGCGGTCAGCACGTAGATGATGTCGAAGAGTTTGAAGGTCATCAGAATACGCAGGATCAACGCGATGCCGATCACCGGGCGCAGCAGCGGCAGATAGATGCGCCAGACGATTTGCCAGCCGGTCGATCCGTCCATGCGCGCCGCTTCGACCAAAGCGTCCGGCAGAGAACGGAGTCCCGCGAACAGCAGCAGCGTCATAAACGGCGTCCATTGCCAGAAATCAACGAAGATTAGGGCCGGCAAGGCAAGCGAAGGATCGGCCGTCCAGGTCGGCTGGCCGAGATGCAGCAGGCCAAGCACGTAATTGACTGGTCCGAACTGATAGTTGAACAGTTGCGTCCATTGGAACGCGGCGACGGAGCTCGAGATGATCGTCGGGATGAGCAGCAACGTCGCGATCATATTTTGATAGCGCCGCAAGCGATTGACCAGAAGCGCGAGCGCCATGCCGACGGGGAATTGCAGAAAGATCACGCCTGCCAGGAACCAGAGTGTGACGTGCAGACTGCTCCAAAACAGCGGATCGCCAAAGATGCGAAGATAATTACTGAGCCCGATCCAGCGATGCGCGCCCGGAATCAGCATCTGGTAATTCCTCAGCGACACGGAGAGCGCATAGAACAGCGGAAAGATGCTGTTTGCCGCCAGCATCGCCAGGGTCGGCGCCAGCATCAACCAGCCGAGACGCTGTGCGCTGTCGGCGCTGTGGCGAGGCTTCGACAAGAGGGCGATGGGAGCTGGTCTGTTCATGGCACTGTAGCGACGGGCGTGCGGCACAAAAGTATGAGCTTGCCGGCCTCCTGATGCATCGATCGGTCTGCAGATGGCATTCGGTTGAAGCGCCCACCGTCATTGCGAGTGGAGCGAAGCAATCCGGCAAGTAGATCGCCTCACGGATTGCTTCGCCGCCCTGGCAATTGACGATCGTCGGTCCGAAGCCATCCTGCTAATAGTTCAAGCCCACTTCCTTAAACGACTTCACCCAGGCCGCATAAGCGGCCTTCTGCGCGTCAGGATCCTCGGCCTGGGTGATGCTCTTCCACTCGTTTGCCGCCGCGTCGAGCGCGGCCTTGGGAGCAAGCGAGCCGGCCAGCGCTTGACTGACATAGAGGTCGAGGATGTCGAGATAGCGCGGCGCGCCGGGGATGCTGAGTTCGGGATAGCCGTCCTTTAGCCCCTCGCCCATCGCCTCGACATAAGATTTGGCGGAAGCGGCGTCGAGTGCCGGCTTGCCCTCGTGGTTCTTCATCGCAGCTTCGGGCTTCAGAGAGGATTTGCGATAGGGATCCTCGCCGCATTCCGAATCGTAGATATAGGTCACACCCACGTCGGGAAGCTGCATATGAGCCGCGACCTTGTAGGCGTTCTCGGGATTCTTGGAGAAGGCCGAAACCGCCATCACGCGGCTGTACGGCATGTAGGTGCGCGATGGGCAGGCAGCGTAGCCTCCCTTCCCTACAACCTTGCTCATCTTCGGATCGCCGACCTTCAGCGCAAGATCGTCCCATTGCACCACCATGGCGGTCGAGCCGTTGAGGAAGGCTTCGTTGAGCCCCGGGTAGTCGATCTGAAGAATGTTGGGCGGTGCATATTGCTTCTGCTTGACCAGCATCTCCAAAGCCTTGACGCCAACGTCGCTGTTGATGCCGGGCTTCATGTCATCGGTGAACCAATGACCGCCGAGGCCGGCGAATATGTTGATGAACCAGGCATAGCAGAAGCCGCGTTGCGCGTAGAACGCGGTCCCGTACAGTTTCGGCGGCCGGGTGAAGAATTCGGCGATCTGCATGAACTGATCCCAGTTCTTCGCCGGCGCGAGGTCCCAGCCGTATTTCGCCTTGAAGTTCTTCTTTTCCTCGGCATTGTCGAACAGATCGGTGCGGTAGGTCACCTGCAGCATGTCGCCGTCGTACATCAGGGCGTAGAGCTTGCCGTTCCGCTTGATCACGGGATCGCGATAGACCGGTAGATAGTCGTCAAGCTGCGGATCGATGATTTTCGTATATTGATCGAGGTCGCGCAGGAAGCCGAGCGCGACGAAATCGCCGAGAAAATACGGTGGAAAGACCAGGAGGTCGTAGGCCGCGGATCGCGCCGTCAGTTCGGAGACCAGCTTTTCGTATTGACCGACGAAGGGAAGGCCAATCAACTTCAGATCGAGGCCGAACTGTCTCTTGATGGCGTCGGCCTGCCACCGGAACGGATTCTGGTTTTGCCCGGCGTCAATCTCGACATTGACCGTCGTGGCGGCCATCGCGACGCGCGGCAGCATTGCGCCGCCGAGCAGCGCTGCACCGCCGCCCAGAATTCCGCGGCGGCTAAGCCATCCGCGCCGGAACGAGACTTGGCTGGAATTGCCGATCATGTCCGTTTCCTCCCTCTGAGTTCAGGTTCTTGAAATCGGCGGACGATGTGGCCGATCAGCCCGCGACCGCCGCTTCCGGTTTTGCAGCTGCCGCTGGACCAGAAATCCGCTCGCCGTCGGGGCCAAACACATGCAATTGGTCGGGTGGAACGGCGAGCCACACCGACCGCCCGACCTCGAGCCGGACGCGAGAGTCGAGCGAGACGTGAATTGGGGTGCCGCCGAGGCGCAGCACCGAGATGGCCCTTTCGCCTTGAAACTGGGTGGTCTCTACCTTCGCCAAACACGCGTCTGCGACGGCACGACGATGAACCGTCACTGCTTCCGGCCTGAAGCCCACAGTTATTTCGCCGCTTTGGGCGCTCAGCGCTTCGATTGCA
The DNA window shown above is from Bradyrhizobium sp. ISRA464 and carries:
- a CDS encoding carbohydrate ABC transporter permease produces the protein MLITAIKPPGEWLNSPPIFIPSELHWANFTDALFKWGGLKGLSDSLIVASLSTVLSLLLGVPAAYAIGRYRTGGDNLSFMVLSILFMPPVAVAIPMYLFWSALGLLDSYTALILQYTVFNIPFISWVLRSFFEEIPRDMEESALVNGATRWRAFWEICVPLARPAILAVAMLAFIFSWNEFFFAVILTRADVTTLPFILPVLMEGHDVLWGDIAAIAMLGALPVVALAFALQKYLVRGLSFGTLR
- a CDS encoding MTH938/NDUFAF3 family protein, with translation MRIESTTFGAITIDGKTYEHDVVVRLSGEIVKRKKKLSKKLYGTSHVLSEDEAKFVFEKGCDQLVIGSGQMGNVHLSPEAEAFFERKGCEVLLKPTPEAIGVFNRSRAKRIGLFHVTC
- a CDS encoding SRPBCC family protein — encoded protein: MATIVESIEISRRPDDVFLYATDFSHFPEWQGGVVSARREGDAPLKAVVTRRVGPRKLQRTEEITELNPPRTWTVRGVGGPLTAIAKGTVEPLDDGERSRVTIALEIEAHGIARVLAPFIVRQVRRQLPRNEQKLKELLERGA
- a CDS encoding extracellular solute-binding protein produces the protein MIGNSSQVSFRRGWLSRRGILGGGAALLGGAMLPRVAMAATTVNVEIDAGQNQNPFRWQADAIKRQFGLDLKLIGLPFVGQYEKLVSELTARSAAYDLLVFPPYFLGDFVALGFLRDLDQYTKIIDPQLDDYLPVYRDPVIKRNGKLYALMYDGDMLQVTYRTDLFDNAEEKKNFKAKYGWDLAPAKNWDQFMQIAEFFTRPPKLYGTAFYAQRGFCYAWFINIFAGLGGHWFTDDMKPGINSDVGVKALEMLVKQKQYAPPNILQIDYPGLNEAFLNGSTAMVVQWDDLALKVGDPKMSKVVGKGGYAACPSRTYMPYSRVMAVSAFSKNPENAYKVAAHMQLPDVGVTYIYDSECGEDPYRKSSLKPEAAMKNHEGKPALDAASAKSYVEAMGEGLKDGYPELSIPGAPRYLDILDLYVSQALAGSLAPKAALDAAANEWKSITQAEDPDAQKAAYAAWVKSFKEVGLNY
- a CDS encoding sugar ABC transporter permease gives rise to the protein MNRPAPIALLSKPRHSADSAQRLGWLMLAPTLAMLAANSIFPLFYALSVSLRNYQMLIPGAHRWIGLSNYLRIFGDPLFWSSLHVTLWFLAGVIFLQFPVGMALALLVNRLRRYQNMIATLLLIPTIISSSVAAFQWTQLFNYQFGPVNYVLGLLHLGQPTWTADPSLALPALIFVDFWQWTPFMTLLLFAGLRSLPDALVEAARMDGSTGWQIVWRIYLPLLRPVIGIALILRILMTFKLFDIIYVLTAGGPGTVTENLAFFTYIQGFRYFNLGYASALAILQLIIVSILAKALIALTRRSSLGGREAAA
- a CDS encoding saccharopine dehydrogenase NADP-binding domain-containing protein; the encoded protein is MKRDFDLIIYGATGYTGRLIAEYLATSYRGDDAPSWAIAGRSTDKLRKVQVDIGAPDDLPLVKADAAEPASLRSMCERATVIITTVGPYQLHGAELVAACAATGTAYVDLCGEPAWMRRIIDAHHEEAKRTGARIVFSCGFDSIPFDLGVLTLQEKAREKFGRPARRVRARLRKVKGGMSGGTAASAQATLAAAARDPALIRLLTDPFALTPGFTGPSQPSGLLPEYDPSMNAWLVPFPMAPINTKNVHRTNFLLGHPYGTDFVYDEMMVAPGFGEIARVTTETFATMVSLFGTGGLKPGAGPTREEREKGFYDILFLGELPDGRRVEAVVTGDRDPGYGSTSKMIAESALCLVRDVQGEGGTWTPGALMGPALRKRLKERAGLTFGAR